The genomic stretch TGGCAGTAGACATTGAGGTAGCCTCGGTAGTTGTCCCTGTATGGCTGAACCTTGAGGCACAGAGTCAAGGCCTTGTCACACTCACACGTCAGCTTGTCACAGTTGGTCTCATTGAGTTCACCTGTCATGGAAAGGAGGTGTGGGCTATGGGTGGTAACAAAacaagaggggaagggagggaacgGACTCTATGAGAACCCAGTGATCTTTGAGATATGACTTCAAGTCAATAGGTCTTGTGCCACCCTGGCCTTTAGGGTGCCCTCATCCGGACCGTGGGTGGCTCTAGCACAGGGTAAAACTGGGGGGACCTCTAAAGTCTAATATGGCCATTGTATAGTTAGGACAACTGAGGCTACAAAAGAGGCAcaggggaactggagagatggctcagcagttaagagcactggctgcttttccagagcacCCGGGTTAGGTTCTCCGTATCCACATAAAGTGACTCGCAACTGCCGGTAACTCTAATTACAGGGACTCTGAcgccccctcctgccctccatgggtacgtacacacacatggtgcacacatatatacagacaggcacacacacatacatataaaaaagaggGATGGTttacccacccctacccctgcccaTTACCTCCTACTCTCCCAGATGCCTTCCTTCAGCGGAAAAGTCAGGCCAGCCCCCACTTGCCTAGGGAGTGATTGGTAAGGGCCAGGTAACAAAAGGTAGCCAAAACCCAAGTTCAAGGTAATTAATTATCCTAATTTTTCATATTACACTAACACGAAATTGAAACCGACAGTTACTTTTTAGTGTCAGTGTGTATCATTTGGGCTATTCTTTccccagatatttttttttcattgtttgccTGAAATCCAAATTCAATGGGACCATTCTGGGCTTATCTTTGTATCCCAATCCTTGCCCCAAGGCCCCATTCCAAGCCAGTTTGTCAGGGGAGGGACTCACTGCAGACAATCACAGTGTCATTCTCGATCCTGTGGTCATAGTGGTCCACGTAGGGGTGGCAGCCCTGGTCGAAGACCTTCTGATAGCAACAGTCATGGGCGTGACAGCAcctgaggtggtggtgggggagaggcagaggtgatTGGACCAGTGTGGGCAgctcccccacccaacccccagcAGAGACCTCCGATCATCTGTTTGATCCCTCATGAGCCTCCTTCAGACTGCAGTCAAGAGATGGGAGTTACGTGCCCAAGGTCACAGCAAAGCAGAACTGGCACTGGTACCCTGGATCCCCATCCCTGATTCTGCCTCTTAGTCAGGGCTCTCGGCTCCATCCCTACCTTGGAGCCCAGAGTggagctgcaggaggaggaggaggagtcaggtaTCCCAAGCACCcagtgagggacagagggcaTGAAGGAAACCATGGCTTTAAAACCCCACATGAAGGAGCTCAGGACCACTGCAGAGACCTGCCAGGGAGGAACAGagtcttgggggggagggggagggggctaaTGGCAATGGGTGGATGAAGGATAGGAAGCAAATATGGAGTagccatccccctcctcctctgaaAAAGTGAAGAGTGCCAACTCCCTGTGGTGCCAGAtgtggtgctggtgctgccaGGGGGGATGAGAGCAGAAGCCAATGCTTCCCTAGTCTCTCAGTCTGAGGGAGGGAGCATGGTCTACTGGGGCTCGTGGCAGAGCCCTTGCCATTGTGGGGCATTAGCCACCAGACTGGCGCCTCCTTGTCtgtttgtgggggtggggagacaacAAATGCCATACTTTCCTAGAGCGAGGTTGAACTATAGATGACAAGAAGTATACAAGATGTCAGAGATGGAGCCCCTGgcccttcttcctcagcctctccaCAGCTGCCCCCATTTATCCCCGCAGGAGGCTTCTAGAACATACCAGTCTACCTCATCCATGGGGTGGCCTCGGCCCCCCAGCCCGCAGTAGCAGCCGTAACCCACAAAGGACAGGATGGCGCTTCTGTGTGTGACGGCCTCCACCATGGACTTCAGGTTCAACAGGCTGCTGTGGGCGGTGGCTACAACTGCAAGAGAGCCAGGAGTGTAAGTCTAGCCTGGTAGCTCCTGAGGGCCAAGACTTGGGGAATGAGCTGGGAAAGgctaggaggaaggagaggatgagAGGTAGGgatgagacagaaagaaatatacaaatcCTGTAGGCTGCGTGGGTTGTTACTCACTCAGAGGATGGGAGGACCAGATATGGTTCACATTAGCTTCAGGCCAGGTGGTGTCCTAAGCCCTTGCATTTGCTAACTCACCGTGGCAACCCCGTATGTcgttatcacattttttttttaaacagataagCAAATTGAGGCTGGAGCCCTGACTAAGATGCCTAGAGCTACATTGTCACATGATGTTGGAGAAACTGGTACCAGGCAGGGAGGGGGTACCTCAGCCACACCCTCTGCCTCAGGTACATGGCTTTCGATGTAGCCACATCCCGAGGTGGAAGGGTTGAGCATGGAGGGGCTGCCTGGTCTATAgactgggttcaaggccagcctgggcaacttaatgagaTCAGAGACCGTGCCCTAAAGAGGTCGTCATCCTGAGTGTCTAGTTCACTAGAAAGGGTTTCACAAATGCTAC from Acomys russatus chromosome 29, mAcoRus1.1, whole genome shotgun sequence encodes the following:
- the Pla2g2f gene encoding group IIF secretory phospholipase A2, whose protein sequence is MPQHYPVSVRGSVKLGPAPQRLLGISRTSQALCRWPPKIQNMADGAQADPKGFRKKVLVKQSTGQKSSSLRACSSKASRSSLSMKKFFTIAVLASSVVATAHSSLLNLKSMVEAVTHRSAILSFVGYGCYCGLGGRGHPMDEVDWCCHAHDCCYQKVFDQGCHPYVDHYDHRIENDTVIVCSELNETNCDKLTCECDKALTLCLKVQPYRDNYRGYLNVYCQGPIPNCSIYDPYPEHSFPTTPVSN